TCACCGAGGCCATGCAGAACGCCTACCTCGCACTGCACCAGCGTGGCTACGCGCATTCGGTTGAGGTCTGGGACCAGGGTGAACTGGTCGGCGGGCTGTATGGATTAGCGATGGGCCAGCTGTTTTTCGGCGAGTCCATGTTCAGCCGCGCCGACAATGCCTCCAAATTTGGCTTTGCCACCCTGGTCAAACATCTGAAAGACTCGGGTTTCGTGCTGATCGATTGCCAGATGCCCACCGACCATTTGCACAGCCTGGGCGCCCGGGCCATTCCGCGTCGCGAGTTTGCCCGCTACCTGACGCAGCATCTGGATCAGCCCAACCGCGCCAGCTGGGTTTGCTGAGCGACTTTTGCGCCGGTGGCTTACACTTAATTCAAAGCTTATCCCCGAGGGTTG
This DNA window, taken from Pseudomonas fluorescens NCIMB 11764, encodes the following:
- the aat gene encoding leucyl/phenylalanyl-tRNA--protein transferase; this encodes MLTWLQRNTLTFPPLEKAMRDPNGLLAAGGDLSADRLIQAYRHGCFPWFSEGQPILWWSPDPRTVLFPDELHVSRSLNKLLRQQRYQVTFDQDFAAVIRACAAPRDYADGTWITEAMQNAYLALHQRGYAHSVEVWDQGELVGGLYGLAMGQLFFGESMFSRADNASKFGFATLVKHLKDSGFVLIDCQMPTDHLHSLGARAIPRREFARYLTQHLDQPNRASWVC